Proteins encoded together in one Bradyrhizobium sp. PSBB068 window:
- a CDS encoding SDR family oxidoreductase, translating into MDLGIKGRRAIVCASSKGLGRACAIALANEGVHVTLTARGAEALKQTADEIRKAHPSVTVTEIVGDITTPAGREAVLKACPEPDILINNAGGPPPGDFRNWTRDDWIKAIDANMLTPIELIKATVDGMMARKFGRIVNITSAAVKAPIEILGLSNGARAGLTGFVAGLSRKTVINNVTINGLLPGPFDTDRLRGTAKPEAEKRGISADQVLSERANLNPAGRFGRPDEFGYACAFLCGDKAGFITGQNILLDGGAFPGTL; encoded by the coding sequence GTGGATCTTGGAATCAAAGGCCGCCGTGCCATCGTCTGCGCATCGAGCAAGGGACTGGGCCGCGCCTGCGCGATCGCGCTCGCCAATGAGGGGGTGCATGTCACCCTGACGGCGCGCGGCGCCGAGGCGCTGAAGCAGACCGCCGACGAGATCCGCAAGGCGCATCCGTCCGTCACCGTGACCGAGATCGTCGGCGACATCACGACGCCGGCGGGTCGCGAAGCCGTGCTCAAGGCCTGCCCTGAACCGGACATCTTGATCAACAATGCCGGCGGCCCGCCGCCCGGCGATTTCCGCAACTGGACCCGCGACGACTGGATCAAGGCGATCGACGCCAACATGCTGACACCGATCGAGCTGATCAAGGCGACCGTCGACGGCATGATGGCGCGCAAGTTCGGCCGCATCGTCAACATCACTTCGGCGGCGGTGAAGGCGCCGATCGAGATTCTCGGCCTGTCCAACGGCGCCCGCGCCGGCCTCACCGGCTTCGTCGCCGGCCTGTCGCGCAAGACCGTGATCAACAACGTCACCATCAACGGCCTGCTGCCAGGCCCGTTCGACACCGACCGCCTGCGCGGCACCGCCAAGCCCGAGGCCGAGAAGCGCGGCATCTCGGCCGACCAGGTCCTGAGCGAGCGCGCCAATCTGAACCCCGCCGGCCGCTTCGGCCGTCCCGACGAGTTCGGCTATGCCTGCGCCTTCCTGTGCGGTGACAAGGCCGGCTTCATCACCGGGCAGAACATCCTGCTCGATGGCGGCGCCTTCCCGGGCACGTTATGA
- a CDS encoding NADPH:quinone reductase, whose amino-acid sequence MRAVWYERTGAAPTVLTVGEMPTPDAGPGEVRVRLEASGVNPADVGRRSGNYRAMEFPRVIPNSDGAGIVDQIGEGVTRFAVGDRVWLFNGQRNGRAFGTAAEYITLADYLVTPLPHDVSFAAGATLGIPCMTAWCALFADGPVAGQTVLVTGGAGAVGHYAVQLAKWGGARVIATVSSQVKDVEARLGGADMVVNYRTEDVVSRVMAFTENRGVDRVIDVDFGGNLATTLKLMALNSTIAVYATNGNRTPTLPVRELMEKCITVRSLVLFALPPPLLAAAQADITKWLESGTRVHNIAGQFALAETADAHLAVEKGDKIGTVIVDCAR is encoded by the coding sequence ATGAGAGCCGTCTGGTACGAGCGAACCGGCGCGGCGCCGACGGTGCTCACCGTCGGCGAGATGCCGACGCCCGACGCAGGTCCCGGCGAGGTCCGGGTTCGCCTCGAGGCCTCCGGCGTCAATCCGGCCGATGTCGGCCGGCGCAGCGGCAATTATCGCGCGATGGAGTTTCCCCGCGTGATCCCGAACAGCGACGGCGCCGGGATCGTCGACCAGATCGGCGAAGGCGTGACGCGCTTTGCCGTCGGCGACCGTGTCTGGCTGTTCAACGGCCAGCGCAACGGCCGTGCCTTCGGCACCGCAGCCGAATACATCACGCTCGCCGACTATCTGGTGACGCCGCTGCCACATGACGTGTCGTTCGCGGCAGGAGCCACGCTCGGCATTCCCTGCATGACGGCATGGTGCGCGCTGTTTGCCGACGGTCCGGTCGCGGGCCAGACGGTACTGGTCACCGGCGGCGCCGGCGCGGTCGGCCACTACGCCGTGCAACTGGCGAAGTGGGGCGGCGCGCGGGTGATCGCGACCGTGAGTTCGCAGGTCAAAGACGTCGAGGCGCGGCTTGGCGGCGCCGACATGGTCGTCAACTATCGGACCGAGGACGTCGTCTCCAGGGTGATGGCGTTCACCGAGAACCGCGGCGTCGACCGCGTCATCGACGTCGATTTCGGCGGCAACCTCGCGACCACGCTGAAACTCATGGCGCTGAACTCGACCATCGCGGTCTACGCCACCAACGGCAACCGTACACCCACGCTGCCGGTGCGCGAATTGATGGAGAAGTGCATCACGGTGCGCTCGCTGGTGCTGTTCGCGCTGCCGCCGCCGCTGCTCGCCGCCGCGCAGGCCGACATCACGAAATGGCTGGAATCGGGCACCCGCGTGCACAACATCGCCGGGCAATTCGCGCTTGCCGAGACCGCCGATGCCCATCTCGCCGTCGAGAAGGGCGACAAGATCGGCACGGTGATCGTCGACTGCGCCAGATAA
- a CDS encoding MBL fold metallo-hydrolase, translating into MHWTVGKVKITKVVELETVGSTRFILPLAGREEIQSLPWLIPHFANEDGRLKMSIHSLLVETPEHRIIVDTGLGNDKQGRNVPTWNNRSDPFLEKLTAAGFAPDSIDTVLCTHLHVDHVGWNTKLAGGNWVPTFANARYVFGKTEYEHWRDHSDDAAHAAVFADSVKPIADAGKAELVPSDHRLTEEITLIPTPGHSPGHVSIHIKSAGEEGLLTGDVAHHPCQMYHLDWSSTADSDQKQSAATRRDLFSRFADTPTLVIGGHFDAGHIKRDGDAFRFIAPES; encoded by the coding sequence ATGCACTGGACCGTAGGCAAGGTCAAAATCACCAAGGTCGTCGAACTCGAGACCGTCGGCAGCACACGCTTCATCCTGCCGCTCGCGGGCCGAGAGGAGATCCAGAGCCTGCCCTGGCTGATCCCGCATTTCGCCAATGAGGACGGCCGGCTGAAAATGTCGATCCATTCGCTGCTGGTGGAGACCCCGGAGCACCGCATCATCGTCGACACTGGGCTCGGCAACGACAAGCAGGGCCGCAACGTGCCGACCTGGAACAACCGCAGCGATCCGTTCCTGGAGAAACTGACCGCGGCGGGATTTGCCCCCGACAGCATCGACACCGTGCTGTGCACGCATCTGCATGTCGACCATGTCGGCTGGAACACCAAGCTCGCCGGCGGCAACTGGGTGCCGACCTTCGCCAATGCGCGCTACGTGTTCGGCAAGACCGAGTATGAGCACTGGCGCGACCACAGCGACGATGCGGCGCATGCCGCCGTGTTCGCCGATTCAGTGAAGCCGATCGCGGATGCCGGCAAGGCCGAGCTGGTGCCGAGCGACCACCGGCTGACCGAAGAGATCACGCTGATCCCGACGCCGGGACACAGCCCCGGCCATGTGAGCATCCACATCAAGTCGGCCGGAGAGGAAGGGCTGCTGACCGGCGACGTCGCGCATCATCCCTGCCAGATGTACCATCTCGACTGGTCGTCGACCGCGGATTCCGACCAGAAGCAATCGGCGGCTACGCGGCGCGACCTGTTCTCGCGCTTTGCCGACACGCCGACGCTGGTGATCGGCGGACATTTCGACGCCGGGCACATCAAGCGCGATGGCGACGCATTCAGGTTCATCGCGCCCGAGAGCTGA
- a CDS encoding MFS transporter has product MSLSRKSAAVLAVYLGTCMATVAISIVTVALPAIQAGLGAELAGLQWVVGAYALSLSACMLSAGPIGDRYGRKRAWLFGVVLFTLGSATSVTAPSLAVLIAGCALQGVAGALVIPGALSILAQAFPDPAGRAHAIGGWSSFSAVSLILGPMLGGILVDTVDWRSVFLINLPVGAVALGLGLYGIDESADPDHAELDPAGQVLSVVFLGALTYAFIAAGGGWTAPATLTAFAVAAAALALFVMVERRAARPLVPVDLFRDLAFAAVNFASFALGFSGYSSLFPFSLFLQQAQGWSAAQAGSGIAPVFVVAATGSLLFGRWAARFGLRRLMIVGYVLLGVAMLGMSSFTEATPYAVIAPLFALLGAGLGLSVPATGAATMAVAPRERSGIASATMNALRQSGMTISISLLGTVLATTATASLTTALMNAKVGNAAELASIAIRRHEMPGGLGIAPDTFHAMLASALARGFSAAATLAGLFALLAAATLAAAALQARRTLPGSAFARKS; this is encoded by the coding sequence ATGTCCCTGTCCCGCAAATCCGCGGCCGTTCTTGCGGTCTATCTCGGCACCTGCATGGCAACGGTTGCGATCAGCATCGTCACCGTGGCGCTGCCTGCCATCCAAGCCGGCCTCGGGGCTGAGCTTGCCGGGTTGCAGTGGGTGGTCGGTGCCTACGCGCTGAGCCTGTCCGCCTGCATGCTCTCGGCCGGGCCGATCGGCGATCGCTACGGCCGCAAGCGCGCCTGGCTGTTCGGCGTCGTGCTGTTCACGCTCGGCTCGGCCACCTCCGTGACCGCGCCGTCGCTTGCGGTCCTGATTGCCGGCTGCGCGCTACAGGGCGTTGCCGGCGCGCTGGTCATTCCGGGCGCCTTGTCGATCCTGGCCCAGGCGTTCCCCGATCCGGCCGGACGCGCGCATGCGATCGGCGGCTGGTCGTCCTTCAGCGCCGTGTCGCTCATCCTTGGCCCGATGCTGGGCGGCATCCTGGTCGACACCGTCGATTGGCGGAGCGTGTTCCTGATCAACCTGCCGGTCGGCGCGGTCGCACTCGGCCTCGGACTATACGGCATCGACGAGAGCGCCGATCCCGACCACGCCGAGCTCGATCCGGCCGGCCAAGTCTTGAGCGTCGTGTTTCTCGGCGCGCTGACCTACGCCTTTATCGCCGCCGGCGGTGGCTGGACTGCGCCGGCCACCTTGACGGCCTTCGCCGTCGCGGCAGCTGCGCTGGCGCTGTTCGTCATGGTCGAGCGGCGCGCCGCGCGCCCGTTGGTGCCGGTCGATCTGTTTCGCGATCTCGCCTTCGCGGCGGTGAACTTCGCCTCGTTCGCGCTCGGCTTTTCCGGCTACAGCAGCCTGTTCCCGTTCTCTCTGTTCTTGCAGCAAGCGCAGGGCTGGTCGGCCGCCCAGGCTGGCAGCGGAATCGCGCCGGTGTTTGTCGTCGCGGCGACTGGATCGCTGCTGTTCGGCCGCTGGGCGGCGCGTTTCGGGCTGCGCCGGCTGATGATCGTTGGGTATGTTCTGCTTGGCGTTGCCATGCTCGGCATGAGCTCGTTCACGGAAGCGACGCCCTATGCCGTGATCGCACCACTGTTCGCGCTGCTCGGTGCGGGCCTGGGGCTCTCGGTGCCGGCGACGGGCGCTGCGACCATGGCGGTGGCGCCGCGCGAGCGCAGTGGTATCGCGTCCGCGACGATGAACGCCCTGCGGCAGAGCGGCATGACGATCTCCATCTCCCTGCTCGGCACAGTGCTGGCCACCACCGCAACTGCGTCGCTCACGACCGCCCTGATGAATGCCAAGGTCGGCAACGCGGCTGAACTTGCCTCCATCGCGATCCGGCGTCACGAAATGCCGGGCGGTCTCGGCATAGCACCGGACACCTTTCACGCCATGCTGGCGAGTGCGCTCGCCCGCGGTTTTTCCGCCGCGGCCACGCTGGCCGGTCTGTTCGCGCTGCTGGCGGCGGCAACGCTTGCAGCCGCTGCGTTGCAGGCGCGGCGGACACTGCCGGGATCTGCGTTCGCCAGAAAGTCATGA
- a CDS encoding TetR/AcrR family transcriptional regulator: MIGKRQTAAPRGAAQRWRRTQPAEVRVDDLMSAAAALFIAKGIEATTIDDIVARAGVAKGTFYHYFSTKADVIIGLRARFSQDFLARVAASIAERAPDDHAGRLSAWLRGAVGTYLANVELHDVVFHDFPHHQRQSQEKDDVIAQIVAVLEDGRKAGIWAFPDARSAALIVFDGMHAVADDAIVAGTRDPEPPCRLLEDMFTRMLAAPRQQS, from the coding sequence ATGATCGGGAAGCGGCAGACGGCGGCGCCACGCGGCGCAGCGCAGCGTTGGAGACGGACTCAGCCCGCCGAGGTCAGGGTGGACGACCTGATGTCGGCGGCAGCCGCCCTGTTCATCGCGAAGGGCATCGAGGCCACCACGATCGACGACATCGTCGCCCGAGCCGGCGTCGCTAAGGGCACCTTCTATCATTACTTCTCGACCAAGGCCGACGTGATCATCGGCCTGCGCGCACGCTTCTCGCAGGACTTCCTCGCCCGCGTCGCGGCGTCGATCGCCGAGCGTGCTCCCGACGATCATGCTGGGCGGCTGTCGGCATGGCTGCGTGGCGCGGTTGGAACCTATCTCGCCAATGTCGAACTGCACGACGTCGTGTTTCACGATTTCCCGCATCATCAGCGTCAGTCGCAGGAAAAGGACGACGTGATCGCCCAGATCGTTGCTGTGCTGGAGGATGGCCGGAAGGCCGGCATCTGGGCCTTCCCGGATGCCCGCAGCGCAGCGTTGATCGTGTTCGACGGAATGCACGCAGTGGCCGACGATGCGATCGTCGCCGGCACGCGCGATCCGGAGCCGCCATGCCGGCTGCTGGAAGACATGTTCACACGGATGCTGGCGGCGCCGCGCCAGCAATCATGA
- a CDS encoding fumarylacetoacetate hydrolase family protein: protein MKLVRYGEKGAEKPGLIDKSGQLRDLSAHLKDLTGDAYAPESLKKLAALDPASLPAVSGKPRFGAPVTGISKFVAIGLNYSDHAKETGAAIPTEPIIFMKANTSLSGPNDAVEKPRGSTKLDWEVEIAAIIGSRAKYVSEADALNHVAGYCVCNDVSERNFQTERLGQWTKGKSHDTFGPVGPWLVTKDEIADVQNLSMWLDVNGQRRQTGSTKTMIFTMAKCISYVSQFMTLLPGDIITTGTPPGVGLGMKPPTFLNVGDVVTLGIEGLGEQRQEIVAA, encoded by the coding sequence ATGAAGCTTGTTCGTTATGGCGAAAAGGGTGCGGAAAAGCCCGGTCTGATCGATAAATCCGGCCAGCTGCGCGACCTCTCGGCCCATCTGAAAGACCTGACCGGCGACGCCTACGCGCCGGAATCGCTGAAGAAGCTTGCTGCCCTCGATCCCGCCTCCCTGCCCGCCGTCTCCGGCAAGCCGCGCTTCGGCGCCCCGGTCACCGGCATCTCGAAGTTCGTCGCGATCGGCCTGAACTATTCCGACCACGCCAAGGAAACCGGCGCAGCGATCCCGACCGAACCGATCATCTTCATGAAGGCGAACACCTCGCTGTCCGGCCCGAACGATGCGGTCGAGAAGCCGCGCGGCTCGACCAAGCTTGACTGGGAAGTCGAGATCGCCGCGATCATCGGCAGCCGCGCCAAGTACGTCTCGGAAGCCGACGCGCTCAACCACGTCGCCGGCTATTGCGTCTGCAACGACGTCTCCGAGCGCAACTTCCAGACCGAGCGGCTCGGACAATGGACCAAGGGCAAGTCGCACGACACGTTCGGACCGGTCGGCCCTTGGCTCGTCACCAAGGATGAAATCGCCGACGTGCAGAACCTGTCGATGTGGCTCGACGTCAACGGCCAGCGCCGCCAGACCGGCTCGACCAAGACCATGATCTTCACGATGGCGAAATGCATCTCCTACGTTTCGCAGTTCATGACGCTGCTGCCCGGCGACATCATCACGACGGGCACCCCGCCCGGCGTCGGCCTCGGCATGAAGCCGCCGACCTTCCTCAATGTCGGCGACGTCGTGACGCTCGGCATCGAGGGCCTCGGCGAGCAGCGCCAGGAAATCGTCGCGGCTTGA
- a CDS encoding glutathione S-transferase family protein, protein MKLTFSPASPFARKVRIAAIELGLIDKIELVPASVAPGTANEEYSKISPLKKLPVLILDHGDVILDSYVIVEYLNEIGGGRLIPGYGPRRWKLKTDHSLINGMLDSMLLCRYEKMVRPQGSLWQAWHDDHWNRAWAGMARFEQRPDVLDGSSFDIAQIGLVCVLGYADFRFADCGWRKAYPKLDAFYQRMLERPSVKISAPPAA, encoded by the coding sequence ATGAAACTCACCTTCTCTCCCGCCTCCCCGTTCGCTCGCAAGGTGCGCATCGCGGCGATCGAGCTCGGCCTGATCGACAAGATCGAGCTGGTGCCGGCCAGCGTCGCACCGGGCACGGCCAACGAGGAATACTCGAAGATCTCGCCGCTGAAGAAACTGCCGGTACTGATCCTCGATCATGGCGACGTGATTTTGGATTCCTACGTCATCGTCGAATACCTCAACGAGATCGGCGGCGGCCGGCTGATCCCGGGTTACGGCCCGCGGCGCTGGAAGCTGAAGACCGATCATTCGCTGATCAACGGCATGCTCGATTCCATGCTGCTGTGCCGTTACGAGAAGATGGTGCGACCGCAGGGCTCGCTGTGGCAGGCTTGGCATGACGATCACTGGAACAGGGCCTGGGCCGGCATGGCGCGATTCGAGCAGCGCCCCGACGTGCTGGACGGCTCGTCGTTCGACATCGCGCAGATCGGCCTCGTCTGCGTGCTCGGCTACGCCGACTTCCGCTTCGCCGATTGCGGCTGGCGCAAGGCCTATCCGAAGCTCGACGCGTTCTACCAGCGCATGCTGGAGCGGCCGTCGGTGAAGATTTCCGCGCCGCCAGCGGCATAG
- a CDS encoding serine hydrolase: MRHRLPRLLLIGASLVLALTASITTLRADDMKAGHDQPCGSPTALDDGWPIASPDSVGMDGERLCGIAARLGLRSSEVHSVVVARHGRLVFEQYFAGIDQPWGYKEGRTEFTATTRHDIRSASKSVTSLLVGTAIDRKLIAGVDEPVVKFFPEHRSVKSAGWDAITLRHLLTMSSGIKWDETLPWTHPDNDEPHLAFDADPIGYVLAKPIAASPDTLWTYNGGGTDLLGNIIEQVSGKPLEAFARETLFQPLGITDLEWKTYPKNGKIAAAAGLRLRPRDAAKIGQLLLNGGKWNGQQIISAEWIAQSIVPRFQAVGYFGGTLFYGYQWWMGRSLSDGKEVKWVGAFGWGGQRIIVVPDLDLVMMTTAAQYGQPKEGLAAMDILANIIIPAVRDAH, from the coding sequence ATGCGCCATCGCCTCCCCCGCCTGCTGCTTATCGGCGCGAGCCTCGTGCTCGCGTTGACGGCCTCCATCACCACACTGAGGGCCGACGACATGAAAGCTGGACATGACCAGCCCTGCGGGTCGCCGACCGCGCTCGACGATGGCTGGCCGATCGCGTCACCCGACAGCGTCGGCATGGATGGCGAGCGGCTGTGCGGCATCGCCGCGCGGCTCGGCCTGCGCAGCAGCGAGGTGCATTCCGTCGTTGTGGCGCGGCACGGCAGACTGGTGTTCGAGCAATATTTCGCCGGCATCGACCAGCCATGGGGGTACAAGGAAGGCCGCACCGAATTCACGGCGACGACCAGGCACGACATACGTTCGGCATCGAAGAGCGTGACGTCGCTGCTGGTCGGCACCGCCATCGACCGCAAGCTGATCGCCGGCGTTGACGAGCCCGTGGTGAAATTCTTCCCCGAACACCGGTCGGTAAAGTCGGCCGGATGGGACGCGATCACGCTGCGCCATCTCTTGACGATGTCGTCAGGCATCAAATGGGACGAGACGCTGCCCTGGACCCATCCCGACAACGACGAGCCGCATCTCGCCTTCGATGCCGATCCGATCGGCTATGTCCTGGCCAAGCCGATCGCAGCGTCGCCGGACACGCTCTGGACCTACAATGGCGGCGGCACGGATCTGCTCGGCAACATCATTGAACAGGTCTCCGGCAAACCGCTCGAAGCCTTCGCGCGGGAGACGCTGTTCCAGCCGCTCGGCATCACCGATCTTGAGTGGAAGACCTATCCGAAGAACGGCAAGATTGCCGCCGCTGCCGGCCTCCGCTTGCGGCCGCGCGATGCCGCGAAAATCGGCCAGCTCTTGCTCAATGGCGGGAAATGGAACGGACAGCAGATCATCTCGGCCGAGTGGATCGCGCAATCGATCGTGCCGCGCTTCCAGGCCGTCGGCTATTTCGGCGGCACGCTGTTCTATGGCTATCAGTGGTGGATGGGCCGCTCGCTGTCCGACGGCAAGGAAGTGAAATGGGTCGGCGCCTTTGGCTGGGGCGGTCAACGCATCATCGTCGTGCCCGATCTCGATCTTGTGATGATGACGACGGCAGCCCAGTACGGCCAGCCCAAGGAAGGGCTTGCGGCGATGGACATCCTTGCCAACATCATCATTCCCGCCGTGCGCGACGCGCACTGA
- a CDS encoding MBL fold metallo-hydrolase, whose translation MSLKFAAGDLTIHRIVEEEGKFLPAQDMLPELTPELLAENRAWMKAARALDDSDTLILAFQSYVVKTPHHTILIDSCIGNHKPRPGRPSWNMKTDDSYLRGLASAGFSVGDIDYVMCTHLHVDHVGWNTRLENGRWVPTFPNARYVFDKTEFDYWTETNAKAEVPPFVDSVLPVVEAKRAELVGNDFAIGDHMRILPTPGHTPGHLAFTFGRGKDDAVFAGDLMHSPIQTLYPELSPKFDVDPAQAAKTRRSFLERYCDTDTLCCPAHFPSPSVGKIRRKGNGFVCETA comes from the coding sequence ATGAGCCTGAAATTTGCGGCCGGCGATCTCACCATTCATCGCATCGTGGAGGAGGAAGGCAAGTTCCTGCCTGCGCAAGACATGTTGCCCGAACTGACACCGGAGCTGCTTGCGGAGAACCGAGCCTGGATGAAAGCGGCCCGGGCGCTCGACGACAGCGACACGTTGATCCTTGCGTTCCAGTCCTACGTCGTGAAGACGCCGCACCACACCATCCTGATCGACAGCTGCATCGGCAATCACAAGCCGCGGCCGGGTCGGCCGAGCTGGAACATGAAGACCGACGACAGCTATCTGCGCGGCCTTGCGTCCGCCGGCTTCTCGGTCGGCGACATCGACTACGTGATGTGCACGCATCTGCATGTCGACCATGTCGGCTGGAATACGCGGCTCGAGAACGGCCGCTGGGTGCCGACCTTCCCGAACGCGCGCTATGTGTTCGACAAGACCGAGTTCGACTACTGGACCGAGACCAATGCCAAGGCGGAAGTCCCGCCATTCGTCGACAGCGTGCTGCCGGTGGTCGAAGCCAAGCGGGCCGAGCTGGTCGGCAATGATTTCGCGATCGGCGACCACATGCGCATCCTGCCGACGCCCGGCCACACGCCGGGCCATCTCGCCTTCACCTTCGGTCGCGGCAAGGACGACGCGGTGTTTGCCGGCGATTTGATGCACTCGCCGATCCAGACGCTCTATCCGGAACTGTCGCCGAAATTCGACGTCGACCCGGCGCAGGCGGCGAAGACACGTCGCAGCTTCCTCGAGCGCTATTGCGACACCGACACGCTGTGCTGTCCCGCGCACTTCCCCTCGCCATCGGTCGGCAAGATCAGGCGGAAGGGGAATGGGTTTGTGTGCGAGACGGCGTGA
- a CDS encoding methylated-DNA--[protein]-cysteine S-methyltransferase, with translation MTGQHFAIFETMIGACGVVWGEHGVTGVQLPMGNEEKTRKRIAQRNGDLTEAAPPAEVQHAIDGMIELLAGKPNDLADIVLDLDGVPEFNRGVYDIARKIPPGKTVTYGDIAKQLGGVELSRDVGQALGRNPCPIVVPCHRVLAAGNKPGGFSANGGVVTKLKMLQIEGAAVNHTPSLFD, from the coding sequence ATGACCGGCCAGCATTTTGCAATCTTCGAGACCATGATCGGCGCCTGCGGCGTCGTCTGGGGCGAGCATGGCGTTACCGGCGTGCAGCTGCCGATGGGCAACGAAGAGAAGACCCGCAAGCGGATTGCCCAGCGTAACGGCGACCTCACCGAGGCGGCGCCGCCGGCCGAGGTGCAGCACGCGATCGACGGCATGATCGAGCTGCTCGCCGGCAAGCCGAACGATCTCGCCGACATCGTGCTCGATCTCGACGGCGTGCCGGAGTTCAACCGCGGCGTCTACGACATCGCGCGGAAGATTCCGCCGGGCAAGACCGTGACCTATGGCGACATCGCCAAGCAGCTCGGCGGCGTCGAGCTGTCGCGCGACGTCGGCCAGGCGCTCGGCCGCAACCCGTGCCCGATCGTGGTGCCCTGCCACCGGGTGCTGGCGGCGGGCAACAAGCCGGGCGGCTTCTCGGCCAATGGCGGCGTGGTCACCAAGCTGAAGATGCTGCAGATCGAAGGCGCGGCGGTGAACCACACGCCGAGTTTGTTTGATTGA
- a CDS encoding alpha/beta hydrolase, which produces MHSLHVNGFDMPYLDIGAGPPLVCVHGSLCDFRIWSAVLGPLIRHHRVIAVSLRHFFPEHWDGVGDTYSIAQHVDDVIAFIEAFDTKPVDLMGHSRGGHICFRAAQRRPDLLRRLILAEPGGELDESLDPDFKPGPSPLAARFAACAAEIAKGDIDGGLQIFMDALEGPGAWKRIPATSKQLLRDNATTLIGQTRDQRPPFSKADAEAIRTPTLLIGGANTKGVLPKVLHALAANVRGSRTEMIPGTTHPMFEQAPQRYCEIVLEFLAS; this is translated from the coding sequence ATGCACAGCCTCCACGTCAACGGTTTCGACATGCCCTATCTCGATATCGGAGCGGGGCCGCCGCTGGTCTGCGTGCATGGTTCGCTGTGCGACTTCCGGATCTGGTCGGCCGTGCTCGGCCCGCTGATCCGCCACCATCGCGTGATCGCGGTCAGCCTGCGGCATTTCTTCCCCGAGCATTGGGACGGCGTCGGCGACACCTATTCGATCGCGCAGCATGTCGACGACGTGATCGCCTTCATCGAGGCCTTCGATACCAAACCGGTCGACCTGATGGGGCATTCCCGCGGCGGGCATATCTGCTTCCGCGCCGCGCAGCGGCGGCCGGACCTGCTGCGCAGGCTGATCCTGGCCGAGCCCGGCGGCGAGCTCGACGAGAGCCTTGATCCCGACTTCAAGCCGGGCCCCTCGCCGCTGGCGGCACGTTTCGCGGCATGCGCCGCGGAAATCGCCAAGGGCGACATCGACGGCGGCCTGCAGATCTTCATGGATGCGCTCGAAGGTCCCGGTGCCTGGAAACGGATTCCGGCGACCTCCAAGCAGCTGTTGCGCGACAACGCGACCACGCTGATCGGCCAGACCCGCGACCAGCGACCGCCCTTCTCGAAGGCCGATGCAGAGGCGATCAGGACGCCGACGCTGTTAATCGGCGGCGCCAACACCAAGGGCGTGCTGCCGAAGGTGCTGCACGCCCTCGCCGCAAACGTGCGGGGATCACGCACCGAGATGATCCCGGGCACCACGCATCCGATGTTCGAGCAGGCCCCGCAGCGCTATTGCGAGATCGTGCTGGAGTTTCTGGCAAGCTGA